Part of the Lolium rigidum isolate FL_2022 chromosome 6, APGP_CSIRO_Lrig_0.1, whole genome shotgun sequence genome, ATAATTAACATTTTAAGGTACTTGCCATGTCATAGCATGAAGCCGTGGCTATGTATTTATCTTAACTAGTTTTTTGGACTTGTAATATGTAGTGTGCAACTGGGGCCATTGTTAAGCTTAAGCGCATGTGTTGTGTCTCCTGTGTTATGTGTGCCATTTGGTTCATCAGTGGGCATGTTGCATTTTATTTCTTTCTACTAGATGATATGTTCTTGCAGTGCAGCAATTGGCCAATCAGACAGGCCAGATCACAACTAATGTGAGTGAGGTTGGGGCGTGAGACCTCTCGTCTATCGCTCCTGATTTAGTGCTTGTTTGGAACTCAGGAGTAAGGAAAAAAAACTGTTTCCGATTGCTACAGGAAATATATGAGCAATACTTTGAGTTATGGGGTCCAACAGAAAACTGCAGTTTTAATACTTCATCTCCACTAATTACTGGCACGATCAAGAAAGTACGAGTTGCACTACGGCTGAGGGGCAGCGGTCcgggggagggagaggaggagggcggcggttaGGTTTGGAGTCTCTTCCTAATCGCTCGTCTTCTCCCATAGAACAAGTTCAGAGGGCGCCCAAAGACGAATCATCAAACTCCTACGACCTATTGGTGAAGCTCGGCACCAGCCTTGTGTATGGCCACCTTGACCAATGCTGCTTACCAATGCTGCTTTGGAGATGTCCAATACGTGGTCATCCGCTCCATCATCATTGTGGTAGTTGCACGGGTCCCCCAAGGCTCCCAAGCAACGGCATCAACTTTATCAAGCTTCGTTCCTATGAGAATTTGCGCGCCCATGGCCCCAACATTATCCCCTTTGGTGGACCACCCCATTCCTCTTCATGCATCGAACGAGTAGATTTTGACCAATGGCCACGCCACTCCTTCACCAGCAGAGCCGCCACCGTGACAACGAGGTGTGGAAGTGCGGTGTCTTCTCCAAGTGAGCCCATAACTCAGCCACCAAGCTACGTCGAAGCAGCCACCAAAGGAGCAAGAAAATTTTATCGAAATGATGATCACAATCATCTGCACATAGATGACATGTTCTGATCCTTCTCTGCCACGGAGTCCCTACCATCCTCAAGAATATAGGGCAAGTAGCTCTTTAAAAAACATAGTTGAAAAAATTATTAGTTGTACATAAGGGTGCATGCTACGAGGGTGGAAAATCTCAAATACTtccggctacacaaaaataacaatatGTAAGTCATTTGTGCCTCTTACCTCTTCCGTACTATAATGTAGTCAAGAATTAGGTCCATCAGATCTTTAAGGCCATGTATAGTCGGAGGTGCTTGCAAAACTAAACCTGCGCTTGTCTTTTAACACTTGTGTTTATTCTACGCTGGAGGTGCTAATTTAAGCATTTGTCTAGAAAGATAGGAACGGTTCTAGAAATCGGTATGTTTTTTAAAACACCTCTATTAAGCACCTTGCATTGACCATGATCTAATTGGAGGACATGCACTCGTCTCTAGAGTGGTTTATCAACACATTTTTGGTTAACAACGTGCGGGGTCAACTAGTTCATATAAAATCAATGACGGGTTATACTATTTCGCCGTTGTCTCGTTTTCATGCGGTCCGTCCTATAATTGAATCTTGAGAAATGACAGTAGTGGTACTAAAAAACACAGCGACCGGTACCAGCATCATATATTGAGCACCGCGTCTGCACCATGGCTACCGTCAGTTGTGTAATGCTGAGAAGCAAAGAGTAACTGCGTCCAACATATTACCATCACCAACTGAAGAATTAAGTGTTTATTACATCTACAACAAGTTAAAAACTCTAGGATCATATACTAGTACAATGATATTCATCTTACTAACTGTTCATACATGACAAATAGTACAGTTCTAAGTTGAAAGAGCTTCAATTGGTACTCCGGTTATGAAGCCAAGCATGACACTCATGAATTTGGGTAGATAAGTTCTACCATGACACTCAtgagtttcgagtttggacagaTAACTTCTACCATTACAGACAACAAGCTAGATAACTAAACATTTTCTTCCAAACTCAACCTACTTACTTCAGTCCGTGGTGATTAAAGAGCATACAACTACTTGCTGAGATTAGTTGCAAGGAACCCATATGTGTGACCCAGATTTCCCTGTCCACCATTACTTGCTGAGAGATCTCTATGGAGCCAGTCTGTCAATACGGATGTGTAAGGTGAGTTCACCTGATGAGCTGTCAGCAAGTTCAGGGGGAACCAGCAGGAAGAACTTGCCCAACTGAACTCCACCCACCAGCGAGCTGCTTGACACAAGAGGATCCTTCTGGAACACAAGCCTCCCTTCGGCTTTTCCACCAGCAACAACCTGAGCGGCCGATATATTGCATGAATAGCTCGGTCCAGATTCATGAGGCCGGACGCAGACCATGGTGATAGCGCTGCCGATTTCCGTCAGAGTATTGGTCAGGAGGAACATGGTTTGGTCTTCCCCGACGAGGAGCGTGAACCGGTGGTCACGAGCAACGGATATCTTCAGTGGTTTGTTGTAGCTGAAGTTGGTCGGCGACCAGCCGTGTGCTGTGACGAAGTGGTCCAGAAGACAACATGTTCCCCCTCTGAAATCACAGTCATTCTCTGGGCAGTAGCATGGAGCATGTGTACATTCAGTTTCATGCTTCTCTTTCTCGTGGTAGATGATGGACTCATTGCAGCCATATGTCTGGTTTGAGCATGGCACTTTGATGGCGTCGATGACTTGCTCGAGTTCGACGCAACGGCAGTAGCTAGTATTTTTGCGACACACATCACAAAAAATGCCCAATCCTAAAACAGACCCAACCTCGCGGAGCTTTTCCATGCACACAGAACACAAAACATGTCCAGCCTCGCACTGAAGAAGTACAAGAATATTAGTATAACGTTTGGCAGCaacaaagaacaaataaaaaacTGGAGAAACACACAACAGTGAATAGTTTGTGACGCAAGCAGAAACAGAAGGGTATCGATCATCTACTGCATCGTAAGAGATCAGCCAACCTAGACTTTCACCTGTACacactagattgaaaatagaatgTTACTCTGCTGAATACTGGAAAACTATTTTCATATTTTGAGGCACCAACAGTTAAGATTCTACATAATAAGACAGCAGCTAAACTGGCACTTAAACGCTACACACTAGAGCCTGTTTTCAGTCTAGTAGTTAGTGAAATTTTAGGTTGGTCAGGTTTTTTTTTTAAGTTAGGTCATTTAATCTCTTATAATGCACTAGATGATTGACATCCTTCTATTATGAACTGATGAAAGGACCGAGGAGAGACATTACACACTGTCTCCAGCTGAAATGTTAGTTTTGCACATATGATAGCATTCAGGAGGTGAAGTTGCCTGCATTTTCTCTGAAACTTAATTATGCTTGCTCAACTCCTGATGTTCTTGCTACGTTACAAAATCAGTACCTTGTAGGTTCTTACTTCTTGGTGTCCCAAAGCTGAATGCAGATAGAACTCAGTTTTCAATCTAGCAGTTGAGTAATGCAAAATTACTTTTGGTTTGGAGACACAAACAGTTAAGATCCTAATTGCATTTGGCTACTACCCTCTAAATTGGAAACTGAGTCCTAATAGCATTCAGCTTTGAGACAGCAACAGGTAAGATCCTACAAGGTGCCAATTTAGTAATCCTAGAAAGAACAACAGCAGCCAAGCAAGTATAATCAAATTTCAGAGAAAATGGCAGGCAACATTACCTCCTGACTGTTGTCTATATGCAATGTGTGCTACCCAGCAGATTGGAAATCAAGTGCTAACCGCTACATTCAGTTTTCGCTCACCAACAGTAAAGATTCTACAATGGGGCATTTGGTCATCCTAGCAACAAGAGCAGCAGCTAAACAGGTAAGTTTCAGAGAAATGTTAAATTGTTGATCCACTGACATATCATATAAATTTCAGAGGAAACGGCAGGAATTTTTCACCTTGCCGAAGTGCATTATGTGCTACAGCGCTACATCCGCTATCAGGGAGAAAGGTTGCTCATTTTACTCCTAACATCAGTCAGAAAAAATATCTAGGGAGTACATCGATCTACTCTCGGTAAGAAGAAAGAACAGAGGCATTCATCCACGAACAGTAAACAAATTAGTCGCAGTGACATGAACCAAATGCGGCGGGTGGCTGGCGACCGATGATTACCTTGAAGACGGGTGGCTTGAGGGGCTCGAGGCAAATCCTGCAGCGGAGGAGCTCGGACTGTATCTTGACGAATATCTCGCCATCCGACCTGCCcccttccgccgccgccccgtccggctcCGGCCCCGCTCCATGGTCCTTCTCCGTCTTGATCCTCTTGCTCGCTACTTCTTCCGCCATGGGAGAACTGTTCTTGGTGCCGGTGGGACGCGGTACTGACGGACGCCTCGAAGGGGAAGGGAGGTGGTTCTGCTGCGGGAAGGAGGGAAGAGAAGGACTGAAGGAGTTTCCAAGGTGAGATTTTGCAGAGGGTGCACTGCCAGGTCGTTGCGCCCGAGTAAATGCCCATATGCCTGCCTGTCCAAATATCAGTGCTGACTGGTGAGAATGAAAGACGAACTGAGACTCGTTaagatttttttttataaaaaaatatatattaatattaaaagatatcaattacatctaGCTTTTGCAACAACGTTCCACCCTAGTGCCAGAACGGATGCACATtgccaaaaaaaagtaaagaaaaataataaataaagttccTCCTACAACATtccagacctagcaacagcaatacaaccaccaccgtggcaacacctgaaatacagactctccaaaagcaacgcctcTAAGATGGGAATAGTGCGTCAACGCCGTCGTcgtccgaccaaaggtcttagattttcaccctgaagatagtctcaaaacaatgcctccaacaaggtcattgccagacacaaccagttaagggcagaccttgggttttcaccctgagaggtaagactctgaatttCACATGTGATATCGCCCCCACATTGAATGGATcgttagcgaacaagagggggagtGAATGGTCGCTACACCAAATTTTAATCCTTTTTC contains:
- the LOC124659050 gene encoding E3 ubiquitin-protein ligase SINA-like 10, with the protein product MAEEVASKRIKTEKDHGAGPEPDGAAAEGGRSDGEIFVKIQSELLRCRICLEPLKPPVFKCEAGHVLCSVCMEKLREVGSVLGLGIFCDVCRKNTSYCRCVELEQVIDAIKVPCSNQTYGCNESIIYHEKEKHETECTHAPCYCPENDCDFRGGTCCLLDHFVTAHGWSPTNFSYNKPLKISVARDHRFTLLVGEDQTMFLLTNTLTEIGSAITMVCVRPHESGPSYSCNISAAQVVAGGKAEGRLVFQKDPLVSSSSLVGGVQLGKFFLLVPPELADSSSGELTLHIRIDRLAP